The genomic region CCCCCTTCAAGCCGGCCACGTCGTTAATTATCTCCGCCCCAGCCTTCAGGGCCTCTTCAGCCACCGCGCTGCTCGTTGTGTCAGCTGATACTGGTATGTCGACGTGATCCTTCACCGCCTTGACGGCCTCAACCATCCTACGCTTCTCCTCCTCGATCGGGATGGCTGTGCTGAGGTAGGGTGCTGTGGACCTAGCGCCTACGTCTATGACGTCCGCCCCCTCTTCAGCCAACTTGACCGCGGCCTCGGCTATATTAGCGTAGCCTACTCTCACTGAGCCCTTGTAGAAGGACTCCGGGCTGACGTTCACCACCCCCATTATCCTAACCGGCAGGCCGTCGCCTAGCTCCACCCTCGCTAGTCTAGCCCTAATCAATGCCCCCGCCTAGCTAATCCAGCTCAGTCGCTTATTAAGACCTGGTAGCTAGCTCCACGATTACTCGGCTTAGCGAGAAAGACTTCGCAACCTGGTAGGGCCCTCCTCGCCTCCTCTAGCTTCTCCTCAGCCTCCCTAGCCTTAACTAATCCGTAGACAGTGGGGCCCCAGCTACTCTGCCCTACCCCCTTAATCCCTAATGCCCTAAGGGCCTCGATAGCCTTAAACGAATACTCAGCAAATACTCCCCCCTGAACTTCGCTAAACGCCTCGCCCACTAACGTCTGAAACTCTGTGAGGGCTAGGCTGAAGCGCTCAAAGTCCTCCTCTAGAACCGCGGGGATCAGCTTCATGAGGGCTACGTAAGCCGCCCTGTAAGCCACCTCGGGCCTGCTCCTCAAGGCCTCAAAGGCCTCCGCCTCTGCACGTCCACTTAGCCCCACCCCCTTCGGCGTAGCAGCTACGAAGAGCCAGCTGGAGGGGAAGTCACATCTAAATATTAGCGGCGGGAACTCTGTACCCTCGCCCCTCCCCGCGTCTACGACTAGCCCTCCGTACTTAAAGGCGTAAACCCCCGCCCCGGACCTAGACCCCCTCCCGAGCACCTTGGCCGCCTCGACTGGGTCGATGCTAGCCCCGTACACCTTCCCTATGGCGTAAGCTACTGTCAATGCTAGCTGAGTCGTCGAGCCCAGCCCAATGTGCGGCGGAGGCGCCCGTTCTACGATAAGCCTAGCCCCGGGCAGGTTTAGCCGCCTCAGTATATCTACGGCGAAGCGCTTAGCGTCTTCAGCCCTAAAGCCCTCAACCCTCAGCTCCCCCGCTCTTTCGGCCCGGACTAGCGTAGCCGGCTCCTCAATAGCGATGCCCACTGAGCCGTAGCTCCTCCCTTCGAGAGCAGCCGGGGTGATGAAGCCTAAGTGGAGCCTCGCCGGGGCCTTTACCTCAACCCTCAACCCTCCCCCCTCCTTAAAAAGCGCACACGGTCGACGGGCAGCTCAGCGTAGGTGCCTCAGCCTCCACCCCTACTCCTACGTAGAGCACTTGAGCAGGCTTGCTTCCATAGCGATACACGGTCACCCCCTTACACTTGAGTTCATAGGCCAACGTGAAGACCCTCCTCACGTCCTCCATCGAAGCCTCTGGCCTCAGGTTCACGGTCTTAGCTACGGCGTTATCCACGTACTTCTGGAAGGCTGCCTGGACTCTCACATGCCACTCCGGGTCTACTTCGAGGGCGGTTACGAAGAGCCTCCTCACGTCCTCAGGGACCTCGCCTACCCCCCTCAGGCTACCTTGCTTAGCTACTTTAAGCATCAGCGACTGGCTATAGAACCCCCTCTCCCTAGCTACTTTCTCAAACAGCGGGTTCGCCTCGATTAGCCTAACGTCCTCTAGCACCTGGCGGACGTAGACGAGGGCGAAGAGGGGCTCTATGCTGCTCGACGTGTTCGCTATGATGCTTATGGTACCAGTGGGGGCTATCGACGTAAGCGTAGCGTTGCGCAGCGCATCGAACCTCCCAGCCCACACGCTATCCTCGAAGCTCGGAAAGGAGCCCCTGAGCCTACCTAGGTTCACGCTAGCCTCGCGGGCCCTCTCTGAAATGAACTTCATTACTTCCTCCCCTACCCTCAAGGCCTCGCTAGAGTCGTAGGGCACCCCTAGCTGAATTAGCATCTCCGCGAACCCCATTACCCCGAGCCCCACCTTTCGATTTAGCTTAGTCATCCTCTCGATCTCCGGGGCTGGGTAGCGATTAGCATCAATCACGTTGTCCAAGAAGTGCACAGCCTTCTCAACTAGTCCCCCTAGCCTATTCCAGTCGACCTCTCCACGCTTAACTACCTTGGAGAGGTTCAGCGAGCCTAGGTTACACGACTCGTAGGGCAGGAGGGGCACTTCGCCGCACGGGTTCGTAGCCTCTATGTAGCCTAGCTTAGGAGTTGGGTTGTGCCTATTGATCTCGTCTATGAAGAGGAGGCCCGGGTCTCCGGTGCGCCAGGCGTTCGAGACCATTAAGTCGAACACGTCCCTAGCCGGCAGCCTCCTCACTACCTCCCCGGTCCTCGGGTTAATTAACGGGTAGTCGCCCCCTTCCTTGACCGCCTCCATGAACCTATCGGTCACCGCCACCGATAGATTGAAGTTGTTGAATAAGCCCGGCGCGGCCTTGGCGTTAATGAAGTCCAGTATGTCCGGGTGGTCGACGCGCAGCACCCCCATGTTAGCCCCCCGCCTCTTACCCCCCTGCTTTATCACCTCAGTGGCTACGTCGAAGATCCTCATGAACGACACCGGGCCTGAAGCGACCCCCATCGTAGAGGCCACGACGTCCCCCTTGGGCCTAAGCCTCGAGAAGCTAAAGCCAGTGCCGCCGCCGCTCTTGTGGACTATCGCCATTAGCTTAAGGGCGTTGAATATCCCCTCGATAGAGTCCTCGACCGGGATTACGAAGCAGGCTGAGAGCTGGCCTATGTTGGTCCCCGCGTTCATTAGCGTCGGGGAGTTCGGGAGGAACTCTAAGCTAGCCATCATTCGATAGAACTCCACCTCAGACCTCGCCACCTCGTCTCGGCTAGCTCCGTAGAGCTCGTCCACGGCCGCTATCGACCTAGCCACCCTCCAGAACAGCTGGCTAGTGGTCTCAACCACCCTACCCCTCTCGTCCTTCAGCAAGTACCTCCTCTCAAGGACACGGACAGCGTTAACTGAGAGCTTGAGGTCGTCCCTTACCCCATAGACCTCCTTAACCCCCCTCACCTCGGCCCGCTTCTGGCGGTAGAGGATGTACGCCTTGGCCGTCCTCGCGTACCCAGCCTTAATTAAGACCTCCTCTACTATGTCCTGGATGTCCTCTACCCCCGGGACCTCCTCACCAAACTTAGCCTCAACAGCCTCGACCACTTGCTTAGCTAAGCGCTCAGCCTCCTCAGCGCTGCCCTCCCCCGTAGC from Candidatus Nezhaarchaeota archaeon harbors:
- a CDS encoding adenosylcobalamin-dependent ribonucleoside-diphosphate reductase translates to MVSQVRKRDGRLEEFNPLKISSAILKAFNATGEGSAEEAERLAKQVVEAVEAKFGEEVPGVEDIQDIVEEVLIKAGYARTAKAYILYRQKRAEVRGVKEVYGVRDDLKLSVNAVRVLERRYLLKDERGRVVETTSQLFWRVARSIAAVDELYGASRDEVARSEVEFYRMMASLEFLPNSPTLMNAGTNIGQLSACFVIPVEDSIEGIFNALKLMAIVHKSGGGTGFSFSRLRPKGDVVASTMGVASGPVSFMRIFDVATEVIKQGGKRRGANMGVLRVDHPDILDFINAKAAPGLFNNFNLSVAVTDRFMEAVKEGGDYPLINPRTGEVVRRLPARDVFDLMVSNAWRTGDPGLLFIDEINRHNPTPKLGYIEATNPCGEVPLLPYESCNLGSLNLSKVVKRGEVDWNRLGGLVEKAVHFLDNVIDANRYPAPEIERMTKLNRKVGLGVMGFAEMLIQLGVPYDSSEALRVGEEVMKFISERAREASVNLGRLRGSFPSFEDSVWAGRFDALRNATLTSIAPTGTISIIANTSSSIEPLFALVYVRQVLEDVRLIEANPLFEKVARERGFYSQSLMLKVAKQGSLRGVGEVPEDVRRLFVTALEVDPEWHVRVQAAFQKYVDNAVAKTVNLRPEASMEDVRRVFTLAYELKCKGVTVYRYGSKPAQVLYVGVGVEAEAPTLSCPSTVCAF
- a CDS encoding GHMP kinase produces the protein MRVEVKAPARLHLGFITPAALEGRSYGSVGIAIEEPATLVRAERAGELRVEGFRAEDAKRFAVDILRRLNLPGARLIVERAPPPHIGLGSTTQLALTVAYAIGKVYGASIDPVEAAKVLGRGSRSGAGVYAFKYGGLVVDAGRGEGTEFPPLIFRCDFPSSWLFVAATPKGVGLSGRAEAEAFEALRSRPEVAYRAAYVALMKLIPAVLEEDFERFSLALTEFQTLVGEAFSEVQGGVFAEYSFKAIEALRALGIKGVGQSSWGPTVYGLVKAREAEEKLEEARRALPGCEVFLAKPSNRGASYQVLISD